Genomic segment of Oncorhynchus nerka isolate Pitt River linkage group LG10, Oner_Uvic_2.0, whole genome shotgun sequence:
taatccatggtttctggttggggtatgtacgtacggtcactgtggggacaacgtcatcggtgcacttattgatgaagccaatgactaatgtggtgtactcctcaatgcaatcgaaggaatcccggaacatattccagtctgtgctagcaaatcaggcctgtagtttagcatctgcttcatctgaccactttttaaaattaattgagtcactggtgcttcctgctttaattcacacatctaaaagtaaaagggatttattttctatattaggacgagcaatgtcgaaTTCCGGAGTAGAatgaactttttccacattttgttacgttacagccttattctaaaattgattaaattgcttttttaccctcatcaatctgcacacaataccccagaaatgtttgctaatttattaaaaaataaaaatttaaatatcacatttacaatttagtattcagaccctttactcagtactttgttgaaccacctttggcagcgattacagcctagagtcttcttgggtatgacgctactagCTTGgttcacctgtatttggggagtttctcccattcttctctgcagatcctctcaagctctgtcaggttggatggggagcgttgctgcacagctattttaaggtctattcagagatgttcgatctggttccaatccgggctctggccgggccactcaaggacatcccAAAGTCACTCCTACGTTAGGTAGGGTACGTTAGGGTCGTTggcctgttggaatgtgaaccttcaccccagtctggaggtcccgagcgctctggagcagtttttcatcaGGATCtctctttgctccgttcatctttgcctcaatcctgactagtctcccagtccctgccgctgaaaaacaaccccacagcatgatgctaccaccaccatgcttcaaggcaggggtggtgccaggtttcctccagatgtgatgcttgccattcaggccaaagagctcatgtgccttttactgaggagtgacttccgtctggccactctaccataaaggcctgattggtggagtgctgcagggatggttgtccttctggaaggttctcccttctccacagaggagctctgccaGAGTAACCATCaggtttttcagtctctcgcttccagctttgatgcacctgtactgacctcgccttctggatgatagtgggttgaacaggccgtggctcgggtggttgtagtctttgatgatctttttggccttcctgtgacttcgggtattgtaggtgtcctggggggcaggtagtgtgccccctgtgatgcgtttggcagaccgcaccaccctctggagttccctgcggttgcgggcggtgcagttgctgtaccgaGCGGTGAaatagcccgacaggatgctctcaatggtgcatctgtaaaagtttgagggtctTAAGAGCCAAATGTATTcttcctcctgaggttgaagatacACTGTTGCggcgccttcaccacactgtctgtgtgggtggaccatttcagattgtcagtgatgtgtacgccgaggaacttgaagctttccaccttctccgctGCGGctctgtggatgggggcgtgctccctctgctgtctcctgaagttcaCAATCAGCTCCATTACTTTGTTggcattgagggagaggttattttccttgcaccactccaccagggccctcacctcctccctttctTGTCAttattggtaatcaggcctactactgttgtgtcgactgcaaacttgacgattgagttggaagcctgcgtggccacgcacgtcaTGGgagaacaaggagtacaggagggggctaagcatgcacccttgtggggcccctgtgttgaggatcagcgtaagGGAGTTGTTGTTTCCGACTTTTCCCTTTGACGTAAGTATTAGTGGATGCTACATTATGTTCTACATCATGATGTTGGAAAGAGACGGCTCCTCTGTCTGACACTCTTGTTTCCCCCTGACCTCAGATCAGTGACTCGCAGTTATTACAGAGGGGCAGCAGGGGCTCTCCTGGTTTATGACATCACCAGGTAAGACCCTGATTTACACTAATCCCAAATTAACCCCATATTAGATGACAGTGGACCCATTTAATATTTTACTTGAATATACTTCTGTGTCTCTGGGTATCCAAGTCGGGAAACTTACAATTCCCTGACCAACTGGTTGACAGACGCTCGGACACTGGCCAGTCCAAACATCGTCATTATCCTCTGTGGGAACAAGAAGGACCTAGAAGCTGACAGAGAGGTCACTTTCCTTGAGGCATCCCGTTTTGCCCAGGAGAATGGTAATGACCCTGCATACTGAGTGATGGTTGTGACTATAGATAAAGGAGATTGATTACTTAATTAGTCCATGTTGTTATAAAAACAGAAGTGATGTTCCTGGAGACGAGCGCCCTCACCGGAGAAAACGTGGAGGAGGCCTTCCTCAAATGTGGTCGCACCATCATCAACAAGATAGAGTCAGGTAATAACGCAGagcaatgtagtgcactagtgaTATATAGGCATCCACATTCGCTGAAGTGCTAACTGTATCTTTGGATGAGTTTTCTCATGTTTAATACGTCGATGTGTCTCCTCTGTAGGTGAGTTAGACCCAGAGCGGATGGGCTCAGGGATCCAGTATGGTGACACGACGGTGAGGCAGCTTCGCCAGTCGCCACAggctggctcagaacagggcagagatCAGTGCAACTGTTAAAGGCTAATGCTAACCCAGCTCTAAGACACACAAATCCCATGTCTCCAGGTAAGTAGCTTGTATTAAACCTACACTGATAAGTATGGCTCCTTACAAGTGTTTTGTATTTCTTCAATTGATAATCTATTAGTGTGATAATCTTAGGGCTGTCCCCAATTATTCgactggtcgataggctgttggtcgaccaacATTTTCTTTcgaaaactacaacaacaaaaaatcctacttcctgaatggattttctcaggttttcgcctgccaaatcagttctgttatactcacagacattatttgaacAGTTCTGGAAACATTAGTGTGTTTTCTATCCGAATATActcattatatgcatatcctttcttctgggcctgagtagaaggcagtttgggcatgcttttcatccaaaattccaaatgctgcaccctaccctagagaagttaatgcagctgccatttgaggacttgtgaggcgtctgtttctcaaactagacattctaatgtacttgtcctcatgctcagttgtgcactggggcctcccactcctctttctattctggttagagccagtttgcgctgtcctctgaagggagtagtacacagcgttgtatgagatcttcagttttttggcaatttctcgcatgaaatAGCCATCATTtcacagaacaagaatagactgacgagtttcagaagctagttctttgtttctggccattttgagcctgtaatcgaacccacaaatgctgatactccagatacttaactagtctaaagaaggccagttttattgcttctttaatcatctttaaacagttttcagttgtgcttacatatttgcaaaagggttttctaatgatcaattagccttttaaaatgataaacttggattagctaatacaacgtgccattggaacacaggagggatggttgctgataatgggcctctgtacacctatgtagatattccattaaaaattagcagtttacagctacaatagtcattgacaacattaacaatgtctacactatatttctgatcaatttcatgtcattttaatggacaaaaaaaacagcttttctttcaaaaacaagaacatttctaagtgaccccaaacttttgaacgttagtgtgtgtgtgattattattatttttttgatgGCACACGAGACACCGGTCTTATTCGCAGCCAtctcagtgaactaatccattgCGCCGACCACGGGGATGGCACAGTCAAAGAAGGGGAGTGTGGCTGCACAATGCATTTCTCTCTCCAGAAAACCAATTTGTGCAtattcattgtttcataacttcattgtgattttttgtttgtttttgcgtttgattgttagtgtctatcaattccccattacatacagcaccagtcaaaagttgggacacacctactcattccagggtttttctttatttgtactattttctacattgtagattaatagtgaagacctgaaaactatgaaataacatggaatcatgtagtaatcaaaaaaagtgttaaacaattctaaatatatttgagattcttctaagtagccaccctttgccttgatgacagctttgcacactcttgacattctcccaacaaagtctgtttttcaatccattgagaatgacaatagttcctcaatgtatttgaaaatattTCCAGTGCTCTCCCTTTCAATAACCACTCAGAGTGAAAGGGAAAAATGTAATTCTCTGATCATAAAATAGTTATACCGATTACTTCTTCTTCCTTgctaaatagcctacagctgtgtctgtcccgagCTCACTGGCTCTGGAAACTCTGAGAGCCCAGAAtatttgatacaatgttgcaaggaCAGTTTGTTGCAGACAGGCAATGCGTGGCCATGCGTAGCCAAtgtgatatttatttttatcaggatattttctacctgcaggccgcaatatttttatttgttagctttataggctatttttacatattTGGCGATGGCAGTAGAAGTAACTTTTTAGGTttatcattttcatttagatttggatagaattttgattaaccacatgacaatgattttgagatatgaaaaagttattataaattaaattaaactgttttacgaaaatgtgcatatgaactGCCGGTAGAATTGGTCAAATAAATTGGCATTCCACATGAAGGTTTGCTGACTCCTCGTGTAGCCTATTACTGAcaacttcaggagagtaatggcaAAATTTATGAAAGCcagtaggagagggaggatggtcaagtttcttcttcttctggttatcttgatctctggctccTTCTTTAGTCGGCCCTAGATCAGTTAAATTATTGGTATTTAGCGAACTGGGCTGAACTTGTACACTGGGCAGAGAGAGATTTAACATCTTTCCTTTAACCGTCTCTGCACACTCAGGCTTTTAGAGGACTGCCCTGTGACTTTTGACCCCTGCTCCTGGAAAATTGCTGGAGAGACCCTGTGTGGAACTTAAGGCTGGGTTAGCGTCTTGATCAGGAACTGTGATGTGAGTATCTGGGTCCAGTCATTGAGCTACTCTTCtccaggcctgtctctctctgaatACTGCTCCGCTGTGCATCGCCAGGGACTACAAGTGACATCAGCAGAGAGACCTGACCAATCAGAGCCAGGCCCATGGACACACATCAGGATGTTTGTTTTCAATGTCTTTATTCAGAAGCAACAGCCACAGCAGCTCATACACCTCTCACTGTTCACTCTATTGATATAAAGCTGGTGAAAGTCAGGTCAAAGCTTGTAGACAGTGATGGGACTGACATGGTGTAaggagaacacaacaccagaCTTTTATTTGTGTTCGATCTCTATAAAAGTTTAGCCTATTTATTGGTTGTGTTGAAAAATGTTGTGAATATATCAAAAGGAAATAACATTTGTGACATTGGTGTACAATGTTTTGAGACTGTAAAAAGCAGGGAACTTCTATGGTAGTCACAgtgtacacatacagtactgtgTGAGTACAATTTTGACAACGttaatacacatatatatacatacacacaaagtATGTGGACCCCCTCAAATTAGTAGATTCAGCTATTTCAGACACAGGTGTATAAagtcgagcacaccgccatgcagtctccatagacaaacattagcaagagaatggccttactgaagagctcagtgactttcaacgtgacaccatcataggatgccaccttaccaacaagtcagttcatcgtatttctgccctgctacagcTGCCCCGGTCATTtgtaagtactgttattgtgaagtggcaacaactgctcagccgcaaagttttaggccacacaagctcacagaatgggaccaccgagTGTTGAAGTGCGTAAAAATAATCTGTCCTCGGGTTGCAATACTCACTAcctagttccaaactgcctctggaagcaacgtcagcacaaaaactgttcgtcgggagcttcatgctCTCTCTCCATAGCCGTGCagccacacaagcctaagatcacaatgccaggcgttggctggagtggtgtaaagctcgctgctgttggactctggagcagtggaaacgcgttctctggagtgatgaaccacgcttcaccatctggcagtccgacaaacgaatctgccccaatgcatagtaccaactgtaaagttgtttcagcatgacaatggcaccaagcacaaagcgaggtccatacagaaatgttttgttgagatcgcagtggaagaacttgactgacttgcacagagccctgacctcaaccccatcgaacaactttgggatgttttggaacgccaactgtgagccaggcctaatcgcccaacatcagtgcccgacctcactaatgctcttgtggctgaatggaagcaagtccccacagcaatgtccCAACATTAATGGAAAGCATTCcttgaagagtggaggctattatagcagcaaaggggggaccaactccatattaatgcccatgattttggaattagatgtttaacgagcaggtgtccacatacttttcttCATGTGTTTAGGAGTTGGAGGCAAGCCCAACAGTCGtttgtttgtatgtatgaatgaatgaatgaatgaatgaatgaatgaagacAGTGTGCATTGGATCTGGATGACTCATAAACGTCAGGTTAGGGGGAAaacaaatatgtattttacatGTGAGGTATTGTGCAATGATTATGAAAGGGTTGAGGCCATATCTAAATCCACTCAAACCAGATTGTCATTGATGGACCGAAGTAAAGCACAAACGTGAGTATCTCCATTTTTAAAGTTGTTTGTGTGATTGGTTTTAGTAGATGCATATATCTGGACTATGATCTTACATATGACGTTTGTGTGCTAGATAATTATTGAACTGAAGCACTGCCATTCCTTTGCAAAGCCTGTATGATCTTAAattaataaataattaaaccaaatgaATTACACTTTCTCTATCACTTCCCATTGGTATGACTGTGGCTGACACACATTTTACACACCCCTGTTCCGGAGTCAGATCCTACACAGGATGAATCATCTTCAGTGGTTAAATTGAGCCAGAGCTACCTGGCTCCTGCACCTTGGGTTAAAGGGAGAGCCAAGCTCCTGCACCTTGGGTTAAAGGGAGAGCCAAGCTCCTGCACCTTGGGTTAAAGGGAGAGCCAAGCTCCAGCACCTTGGGTTAAAGGGAGAGCCAAGCTCCAGCACCTTGGGTTAAAGGGAGAGCCAAGCTCCTGCACCTTGGGTTAAAGGGAGAGCCAAGCTCCTGCACCTTGGGTTAAAGGGAGAGCCAAGCTCCTGCACCTTGGGTTAAAGGGAGAGCCAAGCTCCTGCACCTTGGGTTAAAGGGAGAGCCAAGCTCCTGCACCTTGGGTTAAATGGAGAGGCAACTCCTGCACCTTGGGTTAAAGGGAGAGGCATGCTCCTTCACCTTGGGTTAAAGGGAGAGGCAACTCCTGCACCTTGGGTTAAAGGGAGAGGCATGCTCCTTCACCTTGGGTTAAAGGGAGAGCCAACTCCAGCACCTTGGGTTAAAGGGAGAGCCAAGCTCCTGCACCTTGGGTTAAATGGAGAGGCAACTCCTGCACCTTGGGTTAAAGGGAGAGGCATGCTCCTTCACCTTGGGTTAAAGGGAGAGGCAACTCCTGCACCTTGGGTTAAAGGGAGAGCCAACTCCAGCACCTTGGGTTAAAGGGAGAGCCAACTCCAGCACCTTGGGTTAAAGGGAGAGCCAAGCTCCAGCACCTTTCATGATCAAAGAGAAAAGTTGAATAAAAGTAGCATAAAACAAcattagggttgtggttgaagAGTTTTTTTCAAAatgctatatatacacacattttcACGAGAAACGAATGCTTATAGGTACCTTTTTGTGtttgtaaaatattactgttctcagattttaAATTAATAGAATCATAGGTGTGTATTAAAATGCGTTTTGTTGCGAAACGCTATAAGTATCGTATCCTGTATATTTAACAAATTCAACCCATTATAAATCCAGTATCATGCTATAGTGTTTGGTTAGGCCTTGTCCCGaatggcactacttttgaccagaggacaGATGTCATATTGTTTTTTCGTTTTGCAACTAAATGTGATTATTTGTCTTTCTAAAATTACGTCCATTTAGTGATAGGTTTCAAACAAATGTAACAGGGTTGGTTGTTTCCACTTGCCTCTAAAGAAAGGGGTATTTAATGTTCAAGCATTCTTATTGGTTGGTTCAACTCTGATGACTAAGGCGTGTTGTGATTGGCCCCGcttgcagagagggggagatcgCGAACGTCAGGTCTTcccagtatgaaaatgtgatgCAAGGTGTAGGTCACGTTCTGAATACTGTTTTCCATTTTACAATGTGTACAAGTTTGCTGTACATGATTGATTTTtacatgtgtgggtatatggTAGGGATTGAGGGGCTTTGGCATAGGATTGCTGTAAATAAGTGTTAGTTAGCATAAGCCCACTGCTAACACAGTTGTCTTCATGCTACAGATTTTGCCATCAACAGCCATCAATACCGTGAAGCCCTGCACAACTAACGTGCCGTTTCCTTTTTAACACCATAAATAAATGATGCTCAACtgggaccactggctgatgtgatttaTTTGGACAAAACACAACGCAAGGAGAGTACGATTTACATCTGTTACActgccgtgacccggatcactggttgctgtgggtggggggttggtgtaaccgatgtgaaatggctagctaatagcgtttcaatcggtgacgtcactttcTCTGCAAGAGCAGCGTTttttttgtggagtgatgggtaacgatgctttgtgggtgacGTATTCAATACCATGATTGAATAGTGAAACACCAATCTCAAATTCATTAAACAATAAAAGtaaatttaccaacatttctgaaaattgatatatagtgttttggaatgaaactccaGTTGAACCAGATGTGGACATGATATTGGGGTTGAACCGGATGTGGACATGATATTGGGGTTGAACCGGATGTGGACATGATATTGGGGTTGAACCAGATGTGGACATGATATTGGGGTTGAACCAGATGTGGACATGATATTGGGGTTGAACCAGATGTGGACATGATATTGGGGTTGAACCAGATGTGGACATGATACTACAGttggggttgaaccaggatgtggatatGATACTACAGTTGGGGTTGAACCAGGATACTACAGttggggttgaaccaggatgtggatatGATACTACAGTTGGGGTTGAACCAGATGTGGACATGATATTGGGGTTGAACCAGATGTGGACATGATATTGGGGTTGAACCAGATGTGGACATGATACTACAGttggggttgaaccaggatgtggatatGATACTACAGTTGGGGTTGAACCAGGATACTACAGttggggttgaaccaggatgtggatatGATACTACAGTTGGGGTTGAACCAGATGTGGACATGATATTGGGGTTGAACCAGATGTGGACATGATACTACAGTTGGGGTTGAACCAGGATACTACAGttggggttgaaccaggatgtgcaTATGATACTACAGttggggttgaaccaggatgtgcaTATGATACTACAGTTGGGGTTGAACCAGGATACTACAGttggggttgaaccaggatgtggatatGATACTACAGTTGGGGTTGAACCAGATGTGGACATGATACTACTGTTGAGGTTGAACCAGGATACTACAGttggggttgaaccaggatgtggatatGATACTACAGttggggttgaaccaggatgtggatatGATACtacagttagggttagttactaccctaaccctagactGGTAACACATTGTAATTACAGCAGTAGCCCTAACCtgagtttaatgtccacatcccgggTTCAACCttaggttaggtttatggttgagGCTAAGTATGTTCAAGCCTATGCCTCACCCTAAATAGGGCTCCCCCACCTCCAAATTCCCAAATTAACCACTTGTCATATTGTTACACTTCTATCACCACAAGGTGGTGCTGTGGAACCACGAATATTAATATCATGTCAGTCAGCAAGCAACAGGTAAACAAAGCCGTATTCAGATGACATTGGTGTTACATTTTCGAACAAATATTTTTTTGTATCAAGTATAATAAGTAGATTATAGA
This window contains:
- the LOC115135775 gene encoding ras-related protein Rab-4B-like, whose translation is MEMTETYDFLFKFLVIGSAGSGKSCLLHQFIENKFKQDSSHTIGVEFGSRVVMVAGKTVKLQIWDTAGQERFRSVTRSYYRGAAGALLVYDITSRETYNSLTNWLTDARTLASPNIVIILCGNKKDLEADREVTFLEASRFAQENEVMFLETSALTGENVEEAFLKCGRTIINKIESGELDPERMGSGIQYGDTTVRQLRQSPQAGSEQGRDQCNC